agcctttcctttctTTGTGGTTCAAGGTGACTTCCAATAAAAGTTAACACACATTTcccattaaaaccataacaaGATAAATCCCAaagctctctctcctcctcaaaAGGTTCTTGCCATTTGactacagttgccagcctccaaatggTAGTTGGACATCTTATGAtgatctcaaggcaacagaggtaagttcacctagagaaaatgtctgctttggaaagtggactctttgacattataccccattgaagtcgctcctcaggctccacccccaagatctccagatattttccaatctggagttgacaactctacattcaagccccccctcccacaaagaaGCAGGCCTTGCAGCACCCTCTGAAGGTGTCCGAGAATGGGACTCTCCTTACCTAAAACCCTGTGCAGAAGATTATAAAACCATACCAGTTCTTGATTCTTCTTATGCCTAGGAAGTTCATAGATATTAAATATGCATTTCCACATGCAGGAGATTCCAAACCTTACAACAAATGGAAGTAATCCTAAACATATGTATTGGATGTAAGTTCCATTCACATCAGCTGGTTGTACTTCTAAGTAAGCTTTTTTGGGGATCTTGCTATACCTTGGGAAAAAATTCAGTTTAAATCCTTGGGACACTTCCAAAGAAAAGGTATTAAAATTCTATTTGTGTGTAGTGTGGGTGGGGGACTGTTCTTACATTCCCCTTTCTGGTTCCCCCATGTCCTCTTTGTAGGAGGTCTGCACATTTCAATTACCATTCCATTCCCACACCATAGAAGTGGGGTGAATCTGAAACTGGAGCTTATTTTCAGATTTCTAGGGAGTTAATAGTATAAGGCAGCCATGCTCAACTTTTTTCCATTtagaaactcttgaaacattcttcaggcttcaagaaaccacagaagtggcacaattgtgcagaatacagttgggaagcataacacCCGcttgaggccccttcccttcccatcccctccagccccatcattggccgtgggttgacatgaccatagataGTCCtaccacctaataaatgtttaacaaatctttaaaatatattaataattaattaattgactcctacccatttggagaaacccttccagggcccattctgcacacataggatttTCCTgcgctggattttcctgcgctggcagctggattttcctgcgctgaacaggaaaatctacttataaagtgcattgaaagtgcattatctattgtgtgcagaataggcccaaggctgccaagaaaccccaggtttaatgaaaccctagTCGAGAAAACCATGTGTAAGGAGAAAGGGAATAAAAAGCATGTGCATGTTTGATCTTAACAGAGTGGGAAAATAAGTACATGTCAGAACAGAGTCTTATTGGACTTCTCTCTAATTACTAAGAGCTGTTAACAGAAAGGACTTCTATTACTGCTAGCCTGATATAGCTCATGGCCATTGTGGCAAGAGTAATAGTGATAAGAGAGCCAGTCATCAGCACAGTAGCACCCTTGGTCAGGGTGGACATACTGGCCAATTTCCGTGCCCTTTTCCAGAAAGTAAGCTGGAGCCAGCCTTTGCAAGACCACAGGCCCAAACTGATAAGTCAGCTTTCTCCGGATTTTAACTATTTCTCCTGTTTTCCCATAATTCCTTAGGGCTCTGGCCATTTTCTGGTAGGTCATGATCTTCCGGTTTCCCTTGCGCTCCCCCCAGAGCTCTGCCAGTCTTTCTTTGGTtttggaaacaaactggaagaCTCCATTGGGTCTGTCGATCCATTGAATGCAGTTAGCCATGTCTGGGTTATGAAGAGATTCATGAAGGTATTCAAAAAGACGCAGTTTTTTTCGGCCtgttgggaaacaaacaaacagaacataTATTTATACTTAAATATCCTAAATCTATTTTGAAATTTGTATTGCGAATCGGTGGATATGGCCCAcatagtctggatccaaccaaacttttttacttttttacCCCTTTATATTTTTACCTccttttttactttttacttttttacttttttaccccctttatatttttaaaagttctgcagATTTTTTATCTGCACAAAGAAGCAAGATATGCTTTTAGAGATATGATTCCAGGATTTAGTTAGGCTTTCTTAACTACAGTGTGATTTCTAAATTAGTTTTTATCTGTataacttatataacttataatTTATATCTTATTATATACATTTAAAGACTAATGtataaatgtgtttgtgtgtgtgtatatgcatgtATATTGCTTGGATGCTACTTtaaggccgtttatgcactggaggtttcatgctgagctgcaggctggagttttagttgtggcaggttgccccacctcttcctgcacccacatgggagagcatttggcccagtgcatctcatccgcccccgatttgtgttcctgcatgagagcttgggcagtgaagttcccagtgcataaatggcctaTCTGTCCTGGTTTCAAAAGGATCCTTGGAATTATAATATGATAATTTTCAGGAAATTCTCTGTTAGAGATCACCTGGttaccttagggttgccaaccttcaggtgctggatgaagatctcctgggattacaactgatctccaagcaataGATCCATTTGCTTGGTGAAAACtgctactttggaagatggaccttatggcattatacctcactgaagaCCCACCTCCTCAAATCCTACTCTCctaaggctccacctccaaaatctccacaCAATTACCAGCCTGGAGGTGGTAACCCTGGGTTACCCACAAAACCACTAGAAGAAGAAATAATTGTTAGACAAATTGGTTTATAGTTGCATCATAAAGCTGTTctcccaattttatttatttatattttaaattttataatataaTTGGTAAACTGCCCCTCTCGTTCTCACCACCACAGGGCAATTAGCATCACATTCAAAAATcatattacattatatattagataataaaacaataaacacaataaaataacataatagaacaatataaaaaattaaaaattgtaaataaaatatagaTTCTCAGCACTGATGGAAATAGAGTTTTGGCCTGTAAAAATTAGAAAGATTAGGAGGTGATGAGagattgagggggagggggacaagagGGGAGGCCAAATTAGTTTTTTGGGAGAATTTCTtgactggtctcaaccatatgcccagcagaagagctccatcttgcaggcccttagtaagctccttcagggccccgatctcatcagggagctcattctactggggaggggccagggcttGGTTGAGGCCTGAATTACTTCTTTGTAAGGCAGGGATCCTCAGCTGGTTGACACTGGCAGAGCagagagctctctggggaatgtattcagagaggtggtccctcagatacaggaACATCCCAGGATGTTCGTTTGGAATGACTCCTATGAGAATAATCCATGTACAAAACACACTGGCAGAATTTGAAAGTCTATACTTTCTTCCAGAGAAAATCCATACGTAGGAACTGGAAGAATTTGTAACTTTTGCTTACTTAGACCACACCAAAAAATCCTAAAAACTTGCAGCTAAACAAAATCTGTTCAATAGCATCCCAAGGGAGGACTCTGCATGCCCAAGGAACACAGAAGAAAGAATGGGGATGTGACATAGGAGCATGCCATGCATCAGGAATAGAACTCTGCTCCAGAAATGGATTTCAAAACTAAATAGAAAAAGCCTGAGTACCTTAGAGTAAGTATGCAATGTACATACACCTAAGCTCAATTCCTTTTTATTTACACCACAAAAGGCAACAAAAGAAGTCCAGCCTTTCTGAGGAATAATCTGGAAATAAACCAATGCATGCATATAAGTTTGTACACACCTTTGCCTCCTTTCTGCTGATGGGGTGTAGTAGAACAAATCTCTTGAGTTTCTGGAACAGTCTGCAGGGCCTGGTAGACCGTACAGTCTGGATACGAGTTGGCTTCAATATTCTTTCAAACATTGATAATAGGAGTTGTAAGGAAATATGAAAAGAAGGTATATCATAAGTTTGGAGCAGGTGAGTTGTAAGGGCAGATTTGAAGGAAGGGAGAAGATGATATCACACAGTTGTTTGGGTAGGCAGCTCCAGGCAAGAGATAGAAGGAgtcttttgagggggaaaaaggATCTTATTTACCTATCTACATAGCAAGATGGTGACATTATGGACtctacctagggatgccagcaagAAAGCAGGGAGTGTGGACATGGTATGTGACAGAGTGTGTGACCATCATGGTATCAGTTTCAGGGAATACCTAGAAACAATAGCAATAGCTCTAGGAACTGCAGGAAACCCTATGGTTTTACTATATGGTTTCCTGTGATTCTCAGAGCTACAAATATTTCAAACACGATTGTGTTCCAATATTAGCTTTTGAAGAATTCTTAGTTCAACCACATTGTTCAGATTATTGCTAATACTGGTCCTGAATGAAAATTGGCAAATTGCTTTGTAAAATATTCATTTGattttgccactgaagaaaatacttttgaatGCTTAAAAACCAGTTTGCATTCCAGCATATGTTATTTCTGGAATTAAAGAAGACTTTGCTTGCTGGCTTAACTTGTGTAGCCCATTTGTCAACCCCCTGGTGTGGCCTGGAGTcctcccacaattacaactgatcgTCACACTACAAAGATTCGGTGCCATGGAgggaatggccattttggaagatgcACTCTGGTATCAGATCCCCACTAAgctgctttccctccccaggctccaccaaatctcctggaatttcccaaactaCAGTTGGCACCTTTAACTGCAAGTGGATATCTGATTAGGATTAACCTTTCTTTTGACCCACATAGATTGCCTTTTACGTCAACCAATTACACTTGGTCTCCCCAGGCATTGGTTTGATTGTTTTAATGGAGGCTGTTTGACTGTTTTGATTGTTTTACTGGAGGCACTGTAAGTTTTCTAGAACTGGATGCAAATATTTTCCAGCCTGAGTTGCCAGGCCGGTGCTGGCAAGAGCCTGCAAAAGGTGCCAGCCTATGTAATTAGCATCGTGCTGATGCTCTGACATCACTTTTAACATGAACTGGAAGTCACACCTTCACATTGGTGCGATGCTCTAAGATTCaaggaaaacattattttttcaCCACAGAGTTatgggtgaatcctagagtgttgcTCTGATGcaattacatcacttccagtttgcaCCAGAAGGGGTATTGAGAGCTCTGAAGTGCCCCCTGTTTCCCCCTGCCACAATCAGGTTTCAGGGCAGGAGGTTTTCCATAATAACAACCCTATTTCCAACAGTTCAATATCGTTTCAAGCCATTGAGATAGTCAGAACAGTACAACAGCACACAAAATTGCTTTCCTCGGTTTAATACTGAATTTCACTTACTATGGTAAGTGGTTTTTCTGTGAATGACTCTGTCAAGTGACTTCTGATGTGAAGGTGATGATAAGTCAAGCAGTTGTTATAATCTACTTGAAAAGGGGATAAAGAATATATAAGAGAAAATATCCAATAATGTACAATAATCAACAAAAATATGGGTTTTCCCCCCATTACCTGGTTCATAATGGAAATAACTGCTGGACTCCTGTTGTAGCACCTCCAAGGCATCCTCGAGGGCTTGTCCCAACACATCTTGGTTTGTAAAACTCTGTCAGGATAGGCATTTCTTTGAGGTTGGAATTAATAAGAATTTCTGCTTCAATAATGGAGCATTCCTAGTGGGATTTTGGTTTTCCCATGCTTTATGACTTTTGAAACCAGCGTAGGTTTCAGAAGCTGTTTGTCATAGGGCATCGCTATCTACTGTTCAACCCAGGTATTGGGGGATATAACTATAGCCAAAGcatctcctcctccaccaccacctccatatTGTTATCTGCTCTGCTCCTGGGTTGTCTGAGAAGGAACAGGTGCTTGGCATTAACTACAAGAAAGGAGATGTTATAAAGGATTGCTTCACAAAAAACATTATAGCTTGTAGactcaccatttaaaaaaaaacaacagccaatCTTCAAGCCTGTATGGAACCAAAACAGCTTCATTTAGTTCATTCATCCAAAACTTTACTTCTTTGTCAGACAAGGACATTGTGATACATACTGTCCTGTAAAATTGAGAGCATTTGCACTCTCTAATATTGGGCCTCCCAATCAAAAATTCAGCTAATGGATACATTATTTTTACAACATAGTCGGTATATAGAGTAATAGCGTTTctgaagcagaaaagaaaaagagatagGTCTCTGTCCCCAAGGGGATTACAAGCTTGAAAAAGGACAATGGATGATATAGAGCGTGGAGAACAAGATATAAGGGCAAAAGGCGATGTGTGACCAAATGTATTTCTTTATATACTACTTTTAAATCTCAGCTTTGTTTCCAATGAGCATACATCGTACtcctcttccccattttatcctcctaaTAACCCTAGTTAGGCCAAG
Above is a window of Paroedura picta isolate Pp20150507F chromosome 5, Ppicta_v3.0, whole genome shotgun sequence DNA encoding:
- the SPIC gene encoding transcription factor Spi-C; its protein translation is MKVAIEMKAPSPIEHDAHLGNRHTADGITLYCNNRFPIPSFFPPWAKQSFTNQDVLGQALEDALEVLQQESSSYFHYEPDYNNCLTYHHLHIRSHLTESFTEKPLTINIEANSYPDCTVYQALQTVPETQEICSTTPHQQKGGKGRKKLRLFEYLHESLHNPDMANCIQWIDRPNGVFQFVSKTKERLAELWGERKGNRKIMTYQKMARALRNYGKTGEIVKIRRKLTYQFGPVVLQRLAPAYFLEKGTEIGQYVHPDQGCYCADDWLSYHYYSCHNGHELYQASSNRSPFC